GGTTGACACCATAATTTAGCTTTTGACCATATCAATTCAGAAAAATGGGCCACCTCATTAGGGAAGATTTTATCACTGAAGTGGTACAACTCATAAAGTGATCCACAATATTTGCTTTTTAAACTTTCTTCATCAAGTTTTTAAATATACATTACATTTTATGGTGCATTAAATGAAGCCCTTACCTGAAATATGAATAAGTAGTAGTCACGATCTAGCTGATAGTTAGAGGCCGCATAGACAAAGCAGGACATGTACCGACCATCTGCAAGCGCTATCAGGAGCCAAATCAGTGGAGCTTTTCCGAGCTCCAGGAAAACGTGGAGACAAGCCCATTGGCCTGACCAACAAGGGCAGCATTCCTTCTTCTTGTTGAAGCCAGGAAAATAGTATAATCCCAAGTAGATGAAGATGATGGCGGGACACAGGTAGAACGAGAGGCTGTAGAAGCATACAAGGACTGGGTTGTAACCCTTATTACATTGAAAGTTGGAGTCTAAAACTGCTTGTATTCCAATAAGAGATAAGGTCAGTAAGGCCGTAGACACAAAATTGGAACCTAAGTTGATATATGCTCCGGGCGTGTCTTTAAAGCCCATTTTTCCCTAGAGGTTAGCTTGGAAAATACCGACTTGAAAGGTACTGCTGGTGTATATTTAATAAGGGAGCACCGGGTCTCTCTGTAAGTCTGAATACTGGAAATGAAGTCTTGCCAGAAAAGAAGTATGGAGAAGTTCTCGTCCGAGGTGCAGAAGGTTCAGTCACTCTATATAAAGTAAATCAAGTTGGATCCAAAAGGCCTCCTTTTCAAGTGTTTGAGCATTGTGCCAATTAAGCTCATTTGCCTACTGAAAGAACTGGATAGACCTGCCACAAGAACGTGTAATGTACAATGACATCACACATTTTCTTGGAATCAGAATAATCTGACACTGCGAGTAAGAATATAAATCAGTTTTAATATGGGTTCATAACCTCCAGGTTGTAGGAGAAAGTGAGACGTAGACCATACAGTGTCCTAATTTTTTTGCAGAAATAGAGTCAATAGGGGCATCAGGAATTCAGAAAGGAAAAAGGAGTTATCAGCGCTTGCCATCTGCTCTTCGAAcaactttttgttaaaaaacacATTTGGGTTGCTTTGGGTTATTTATCAAAGTACAAGCGATATAAGGGTCTTTTTTTGTTGTGAACATAATACCTGCACATTCAAATGCAGAACATCATGCCTATGTCAAGCTGAAGCCCCCTCACACTGTCAGGTTTCTGCCTCTTGGACAGCAAAGCAAGCAGAGTTTTTCCTCAATAGGGGGTCAGTTCACCTACAAATGTTCTAGTGCTTTCTAGATTCTGGACTGTTAACCCCCCTGAGAGCTTCTTGTATCCTTTTGGTGACTCCATTGGTAAGGTCTCTGAGTTGAGTTCCAAGGTCTGCTAACCTGCTCTGTCCATTATGAGGGGGGTACCATCATTCCTTCACTGAGTTCCTGCATCTGCACACCTATTGTGTCCATTATGAGTGGGGTACCACTATCTCTGTACTGCGGCCTGCACTTTATGTGagaatgactaagcccctccccttcatgaccttgtccccccttgccccccctgaataaagttctgcggatgcccatgtgtatatatatatatatatatatatatatatatatatacagtatctcacaaaatgagtacacccctcacatttttgtaaacattttattctatcttttcatgtgacaacactgaagaaattacactttgcacgGCACCATGTTCCAcacatggtggacatgcccaaaagtGTGAAGGTTCTGGATACGAACATATAATTTCATATATTCACTGACTCACGTGAATCTCACTAAGTCACCCCTACAGGCACTGttgggatgcccagtggaggggACATCAAACCATATGAAGAGACTCATCGCCTTCATATTTGTAGCAGCAAGAATATCGATTGCCaaatcttggaaatcaccaacGATCCCTTTTCACTTGCTAAAATCTAAACTATCATGGATAATGGTGAATGAACGCCTCTCGGCAATTTAAAACGATAAGATAGCTTTGTTTGACaaaatatgggacccctggatTAAATACCTCTCGGCTACATAATGAAATGGGAGTGGCTCAGGAGTACTATTCTCCAGGGCCAGAGTGCACCCCCCTCCACTATCCTCTACTCTTCTTTCTCTCATTCCTTTCCTATCTCTCTTCTCCTTCATCTTGAATTGGCCACTAAGGGCCCATGGACCCATAATGACCCCTGGGTCCACTTAGAAGTTAACCTAATAGATTACGCCTAGTAGTGGCAGAGCATGAGGTTTCCCGTGCTACACGTTGGAGCACCACCTAGAGGAggttttcatttgtattgttttggttttatttttattttttcggtATAGGTCTGACCATACTATATGAACCTAGAATAGGGACAATGATACACAAGACCTCACATAAATATAAGATAATTTGCGATGTAACCTACTCATAACCGATTTATTAATTGTACCATTACTTCGTACTATGATGGTAAATGTTGATCTTGTActtgttaaaaaatgaataaaaatattgcaaaagaaatgacacttgtctacaatgtaaagtagtgagtgtacagcttgtataacagtgtaaatttgctgtcccctcaaaataactcaacacacagccattaatgtctaaaccgctggcaacaaaagtgagtacacccctaagtgaaaatgtccaaattgggcccaaagtgtcaatatttagtgtggccaccattattttccagcactgccttaaccctcttgggcatggagatcaccagagcttcacaggttgtcactggagtcctcttccactcttccatgacaacatcacagagttggtggatgttagagaccttgcgctcctccaccttccatttgaggatgtcccacagatgctcaatagggtttaggtctggagacatgcttggccagtccatcacctttaccctcagcttctctagcaaggcagtggtggtcttggaggtgtgtttggggtcgttatcatgttagaatactgccctgcggcccagtctctgaagggaggggatcatgctctgcttcagtatgtcacagttcatgttggcattcatggttccctcaatgatctgtagctccccagtgccggcagcactcatgcagccccagaccatgacactcccaccaccatgctggactgtagacaagacacacttgtctttgtcctcctcacctggttgcccccacacacgcttgtcaccatctgaaccaaatacgtttatcttggtctcatcagaccacaggacatggttccagtaatccatgtccttagtctgcttgtcttcagcaaactgtttgcaggctttcttgtgcataatcttttagaagaggcttccttctgggacgacatgcagaccaatttgatgcagtgtgcggcgtatggtctgagcactgacaggctgaccccccaccccttcaacctctgcagcaatgctggcagcactcatacgtctatttcccaaagacaacctctggatatgacgctgagcacgtgacctcaacttctttggtggaccatgacgaggcctgttctgagtggaacctgtcctgtttaaccactgtatggtcttggccaccgtgctgcagctcagtttcagggtcttggcaatcttcttatatcttcttatagcctaggccatctttatgtagagcaacaattctttttttttagatcctcagagagttctttgccatgaggtgccatgttgaacttccaatgaccagtatgagagagtgagagcgataacaccaaatttaacaccaaatttaacacacctgctccccattcacacctgagaccttgtaacactaacgagtcacatgacacggggggggggctaattgggcccaatttggacattttcacttatgggtgtactgacttttgttgccagcggtttagacattaatggctgtgtgttgagttattttgaggggacagcaaatttacactgttatacaagctgtacactcactactttacattgtagcaaagtgtcatttcttcagtgttgtcacatgaaaagataggagaaaagatttacaaaaatgtaaggggtgtacccacttttgtgagatactatatatatatattgtgtgtgtgtgtgtatggagccGTGACCATGATGAGTGCCGACCTGGAGGAGTTTGTTTGATACTAGAATCCCCCACCTTCGATATCTGAAATATCCTTTTGAGCGCTATGATCCTCTGATGCATTTAGAGAGTATTCCATCCATGTGGATTATTAGTATTTTACCCCTTTGATCTCataaggtttatatatatatattaattaaaaattatatttaaaattattattattattattttattacgaTAATTTTTATATAGAATcaaaattattttataaaaaatatcaaaatataatatatatgatcatttatataataaaacagtGTAATATTTATTTGTAGCATGTATTAACCTCAGGAGACAAATCAGGTGACATCTACGATGAGATTTAAGAATTCAGCATCACAAAAGATTATTTCTGTTAGGTTTTTTTATGCACTTTGCACATTTCACACAAGTTTATTATTTAGGAGCTTCCAAATAATGTCAGATGAATGAATCCCGCATTGCTCCTTAAAATATACCCAAATGATGGCGATAGATATATATAAGTGATGGTCAATCATTGGACAGAAATCAGTAAGACAGGGGCCAATCATATGTCTTCTAACCACCCTCGCCCTGTGCAGACCCACCCAGGAGCAGCAATGAAATGTCCGGGATGGATTTTCTAGTAAAATTGTTATTGCTTATACAAGGAATGCATGCATAATTATATCAAAAACCGCGTACAGAACAGATGTATCTTCCATCCAccacattattaatattattattattaattgtatttttttacctaaaaaattcacaaaatcaatttatttcataaTTACATTGTTTTCTTAACTGATGACACAAGACCAGAAGCTCGCTCACGAGTGAGGTTTACCAGTAATTTCTAGTGTATCACATTCATAGATAATGTATAGTTAAGAGTTGACAATTAATTAATTGCAACTCAGGAAGACTCTGGATCGATGCAGTTCTCTGAAGAACGATGTGACCTCACATGACCAGAGAGATATCACACCCATTATAGAACAAAATACTCAGATCCTGGAATTTCTTGTACGTAGTAATTAATGAATATTTACTATTCCGCATATCCAATCGATGAACTATAGCCTCGTGTGCAGCCTATCCCTATACTATATCATTTTATACATCATCTCTTACAATACTTTGAAACTATTTGCAAATAAGAGAAGTCATGTGTACCGGTCTGTAGCTTTCCAGGTACAGTGGAACATTGGATTAtgagtataatccgttccaggagaatgcttgtaattcaaagcactcacatatcaatgCGAGTTTCCTTATAGAAGTCAATGtaaatgaagataatttgttccgcattgacttcatattgcatgcaataccgcatgtggccagaggtggggggcgccagagagcatcggaaatactcgggggcagctcggctgaactcggaaaggctcggaaacactt
This portion of the Aquarana catesbeiana isolate 2022-GZ linkage group LG07, ASM4218655v1, whole genome shotgun sequence genome encodes:
- the LOC141102665 gene encoding uncharacterized protein, with the translated sequence MGFKDTPGAYINLGSNFVSTALLTLSLIGIQAVLDSNFQCNKGYNPVLVCFYSLSFYLCPAIIFIYLGLYYFPGFNKKKECCPCWSGQWACLHVFLELGKAPLIWLLIALADGRYMSCFVYAASNYQLDRDYYLFIFQTSGMLGITLMVILAFYFSQCTCVYLEDTRRTYQMLSDVEHILQADEAEKEKAEEKQKFLSALEHNGEYKGRRLPPYMLNKECVIVAKLNPPPAAHH